One genomic window of Mercenaria mercenaria strain notata chromosome 2, MADL_Memer_1, whole genome shotgun sequence includes the following:
- the LOC123564800 gene encoding solute carrier family 22 member 6-like, translated as MLNWIALGVVGYGLSFGIQTLSGDLYFNLFLFSLTSIPSKAIGMWLTNRLGRKKATGICFIIVGITGITGGVLQTLDAKYKETLTTVLAITANASIMAAWGTVQTMTVELYPTVIR; from the exons GATAGCATTAGGCGTCGTTGGATACGGCTTATCATTTGGGATACAGACACTCTCAGGAGACTTATACTTTAATCTTTTCCTGTTTAGTTTAACCAGTATTCCTTCCAAAGCAATCGGCATGTGGCTTACTAATAG ACTTGGTCGCAAGAAAGCCACAGGCATTTGTTTTATCATTGTGGGTATAACAGGTATTACAGGTGGTGTTTTGCAAACATTAG ATGCCAAATACAAAGAGACACTGACCACTGTTCTAGCTATTACGGCAAACGCGAGTATAATGGCGGCATGGGGAACTGTGCAGACAATGACAGTAGAGCTGTATCCAACTGTAATCAGGTAG